The proteins below are encoded in one region of Juglans microcarpa x Juglans regia isolate MS1-56 chromosome 4D, Jm3101_v1.0, whole genome shotgun sequence:
- the LOC121261000 gene encoding CBL-interacting serine/threonine-protein kinase 21 — protein MGFAPNSIGKYKLGRTIGEGTFAKVKLAIDSTNGQYVAAKIIDKKMVTESDLKCQVQREIRTMKLLHHPNVVRIHEVLGTKTKICIVMEYVPGGQLTDKLSYAKKLEEREARKLFQQLIDAVDYCHHKGVSHRDLKPDNLLLDQKGNLKVSDFGLSALRKPGDILTTACGSPSYVAPELLMNKGYDGAVADIWSCGVILFELLAGRLPFDDSNLINLYKKICRADYTCPQWFTEDQKKLLSRILDPNPKRRITIPEIVEDEWFQKDYVPSCGYECNEKIHLDDVNAAFDSIEETATEANIPKSSNFINAFQLIAMSHDLNLSGLFEEKDENKQVTRLGSKHTIHETMKKIEAAAMDVSLAVERMKNHKIKMHPKQKMTRCSRSSLDISAEVIEVAPTDCVISISKSSGELQVYEEFCKSLSSLLTEKSEISSQIKEPQEVTANSKNIQESGCSEDTNYKDHKKDPRGYSSS, from the exons ATGGGGTTTGCTCCCAATAGCATAGGGAAATACAAGCTTGGCCGGACCATTGGAGAAGGTACTTTTGCCAAGGTTAAGCTAGCTATTGACAGCACCAATGGGCAGTATGTTGCGGCCAAGATCATCGATAAGAAAATGGTCACGGAAAGCGATCTCAAGTGCCAG gTACAAAGAGAGATAAGAACAATGAAGCTTCTGCATCACCCCAACGTCGTGCGAATACATGAG GTTCTAGGCACAAAGACGAAAATTTGCATCGTAATGGAATACGTACCAGGAGGACAACTCACAGACAAGTTG TCTTATGCCAAGAAGTTAGAGGAACGGGAAGCAAGAAAGCTTTTCCAGCAGTTGATTGATGCGGTGGACTATTGCCATCATAAAGGGGTATCTCACAGAGATCTAAAG CCAGATAACTTGCTTCTGGATCAAAAGGGAAATCTCAAAGTATCTGATTTTGGACTAAGTGCACTGCGGAAG CCCGGTGACATTCTAACCACAGCTTGTGGCTCCCCAAGCTATGTAGCACCTGAG CTGCTGATGAATAAAGGTTACGATGGAGCAGTTGCTGATATTTGGTCTTGTGGAGTAATCCTGTTTGAATTACTTGCTGGTCGCCTACCCTTTGATGACAGTAACCTGATAAACTTATACAAGAAG ATATGCAGAGCAGACTACACATGTCCACAATGGTTTACCGAAGACCAAAAGAAACTGCTCTCCAGAATACTTGATCCAAATCCTAAAAGG CGAATAACCATACCAGAGATCGTAGAAGATGAATGGTTTCAAAAGGATTATGTGCCTTCTTGTGGATATGAATGCAATGAGAAAATTCACTTGGACGATGTAAATGCTGCTTTTGATTCAATTGAG GAGACTGCTACTGAGGCAAACATTCCCAAGTCCTCAAATTTCATCAATGCCTTTCAGTTGATAGCCATGTCACATGATCTCAATTTATCGGGTCTCTTTGAAGAGAAG GATGAAAATAAGCAGGTGACAAGGCTTGGATCCAAGCATACAATTCATGAAACCATGAAGAAAATTGAAGCTGCAGCAATGGATGTGAGTTTGGCGGTAGAAAGAATGAAAAACCATAAG ATAAAGATGCATCCAAAACAGAAGATGACTAGATGTTCTAGATCATCTCTTGACATATCGGCAGAG GTGATTGAGGTTGCTCCCACTGATTGTGTAATAAGTATATCAAAATCTTCAGGGGAGCTTCAAGTGTACGAAGAG TTCTGCAAAAGTTTATCAAGTCTGCTGACAGAGAAATCGGAGATTTCATCACAAATTAAAGAGCCGCAGGAAGTCACAGCAAATAGCAAAAACATCCAAGAGAGTGGATG CTCTGAAGATACTAATTATAAAGACCATAAAAAAGATCCCCGTGGCTATTCATCCTCGTGA